Genomic DNA from bacterium (Candidatus Blackallbacteria) CG13_big_fil_rev_8_21_14_2_50_49_14:
CCTTTGCCCAGAACGCGGAGACCTGTGTGATTTATGGCATGCCTGAAGTAGCCATGAGATTGGGGGCTGCTGAAAAAGCCATTCCCCTGATGGAGATCCCC
This window encodes:
- a CDS encoding chemotaxis response regulator protein-glutamate methylesterase, whose protein sequence is FAQNAETCVIYGMPEVAMRLGAAEKAIPLMEIPNTLLAALR